In candidate division WOR-3 bacterium, the genomic window ACAATGGATATAATAATGCCAGATATGAGTGGGATAGATGCGATAAAGAAAATAAAAGAATTGGATCCAGAAGCGAAGATTGTGGTTGTTAGCGCTATGGGTCACCAAAGTTTAGTCGTTGAGGCAATTCAAGCGGGGGCTAAGGACTATGTTGTAAAACCTTTTCAGCCTTCAAGAGTTATAGAAGCTGTCCAAAGGGTTTTGAAATTATAAAAAATATGAAAGAAGAATTTAAAGAATATA contains:
- a CDS encoding response regulator produces the protein MSARILVVDDAMFMRKMLADILQKGGYEICDEASNGAEAVEKYKKVKPDLVTMDIIMPDMSGIDAIKKIKELDPEAKIVVVSAMGHQSLVVEAIQAGAKDYVVKPFQPSRVIEAVQRVLKL